From Nicotiana tabacum cultivar K326 chromosome 22, ASM71507v2, whole genome shotgun sequence, one genomic window encodes:
- the LOC107823316 gene encoding F-box protein At1g30200, protein MSTIFVVEENEDLFDSLPDAIVLTIFDKVQDCKSLCIFSSLCKRFHSLITKTQNISLTIPPQNHHKSNSNTNQLFRFFNRVFLKPFQFLLRQITKWNPICIQKNDGYNCNCTFSYTSPAEILRNFSEIKQLEIRLAAGENIGLKNSGDSLLKWKAEFGSQLKHCLIVGGTSISRIHENQGGEETETETENVGIIQRGDSVESLRMTNDELKLRIVWIISCLIAASTRHCLLEETIKEKKMLEKVVITDDIGQGICSMNCEQAEEMRRNTRVFSSNRSKVPALKVKMWYVPELELPAKGCVMKGATLVVVKPVEEWSKADDGRDLVAGGFGFAREGKEEKVFDEVAKELVKLKRSYSLEMNSF, encoded by the exons atgtcAACTATTTTTGttgtagaagaaaatgaagatttGTTTGATAGTTTACCTGATGCCATTGTGTTAACAATCTTCGACAAAGTTCAAGATTGTAAATCCCTTTGCATTTTCTCATCTCTTTGTAAACGTTTTCACTCTCTTATTACCAAAACACAAAATATTTCCCTCACAATTCCACCTCAAAATCACCACAAATCAAATTCCAATACAAATCAACTTTTTCGGTTTTTTAACAGAGTTTTTCTGAAACCATTTCAGTTTTTACTTCGCCAAATTACAAAATGGAACCCTATTTGTATCCAGAAAAATGATGGCTATAATTGTAATTGTACTTTTTCTTATACTTCTCCAGCTGAAATTCTGAGAAATTTCAGCGAAATCAAGCAATTAGAAATTCGACTTGCCGCCGGCGAAAATATTGGTTTGAAAAATTCCGGCGATTCGTTGCTGAAATGGAAAGCAGAGTTCGGAAGTCAATTGAAACATTGTTTGATCGTCGGAGGAACGTCGATTTCTCGGATTCACGAAAATCAAGGTGGAGAAGAAACCGAAACTGAAACCGAAAATGTTGGTATTATACAACGAGGCGATTCAGTAGAATCGCTACGAATGACAAACGATGAGTTGAAATTGCGAATTGTGTGGATAATTTCGTGTTTAATAGCAGCATCAACGCGGCATTGTTTATTAGAAGAAACGATTAAGGAGAAGAAAATGCTGGAAAAAGTAGTGATTACGGACGATATTGGTCAAGGAATTTGTTCTATGAACTGCGAACAAGCAGAAGAAATGAGGAGAAATACGAGGGTATTTTCGTCCAACAG gTCGAAGGTGCCGGCATTGAAGGTGAAAATGTGGTACGTGCCGGAGCTAGAGTTGCCGGCGAAAGGTTGCGTGATGAAGGGGGCGACTTTGGTGGTGGTGAAGCCGGTAGAAGAGTGGAGCAAGGCGGATGATGGCAGAGATTTGGTGGCCGGAGGGTTTGGTTTCGCTAGAGAAGGGAAAGAGGAGAAGGTGTTTGATGAGGTTGCGAAAGAGTTGGTGAAGCTGAAGAGAAGTTACAGTCTTGAAATGAATTCCTTTTGA